One Bombus fervidus isolate BK054 chromosome 5, iyBomFerv1, whole genome shotgun sequence DNA window includes the following coding sequences:
- the Rps23 gene encoding ribosomal protein S23 → MGKPRGLRTARKHVNHRRDQRWNDKDYKKAHLGTRWKANPFGGASHAKGIVLEKVGVEAKQPNSAIRKCVRVQLIKNGKKITAFVPRDGCLNNIEENDEVLVAGFGRKGHAVGDIPGVRFKVVKVANVSLLALYKEKKERPRS, encoded by the exons ATGG GTAAACCTCGTGGTCTTCGTACTGCACGTAAGCATGTAAACCACAGACGGGATCAACGATGGAATGATAAGGACTACAAGAAAGCTCACTTGGGAACAAGATGGAAGGCCAATCCATTCGGTGGTGCTTCTCATGCTAAGGGTATTGTTTTAGAAAaagt TGGTGTAGAAGCCAAACAGCCAAACTCTGCTATTCGTAAATGTGTGCGAGTACAACTTATCAAAAACGGCAAGAAAATTACTGCTTTTGTACCTAGGGATGGTTGTTTGAACAATATCGAAGAAAACGATGAAGTTTTGGTCGCGGGTTTTGGTCGTAAAGGTCATGCCGTAGGTGACATTCCAGGAGTTCGATTTAAAGTAGTGAAAGTTGCTAATGTTTCGCTACTTGCACTctacaaagaaaagaaagaacgacCTAGATCGTAA
- the Klp3a gene encoding kinesin-like protein 3A — MNEDAVKVAVRIRPLIKSENERGCQTCLDVVPGEPQIVVCNTAKAFTFNYVFSPNATQEEFYNTAVKNMVENIFQGYNVTILAYGQTGSGKTHSMGTNYIEEEDMGIIPRSVNDIFDIISSKEDWSFKVTVSFMELYQEQLYDLLTDKQRNQSIVEIRDDGKNIKIAGLVAKEVKTATEALNCLTQGSLGRATGATAMNAQSSRSHAIYTLCVYQHKKNDLNTATTAKFHLVDLAGSERSKKTQATGERFKEGVNINRGLLALGNVISQLGEGGPAAYVGYRDSKLTRLLQDSLGGNSITLMIACVSPADYNLDETLSTLRYADRACKIKNKPVVNQDPQIAEINRLNKLVQELKLALVDNEIKVSCPLEHQELHTKNQCLQKKIRDLTEKLNSNLIEAVVMYERAELAEQAREKIQTDMIKILEESKKLLDDFDKDPNKHNEHRSRLEALYLKILDIQNDQKKTSEELIKISSDNANTFTINSEDDPEQTCMDEVCSPDSLDDFHEKQEEHTLLQAKRNDEVQNINKELAIKESLIHQLLKSSSLTIDYSKEIQEMEQEIKTLQIEKEELLQALQNVQANNAKSKLAENRRKKVQELEKKITELRRKISEQDRIVKTKEKQDQQIRNLSNEMHVLKQTRIKLIRQMRNESDRFTKWKESKEKELNRLKNQNRKQMNEVTRLKLWHSKQETVFKRKMEEAFAVNKRLKEALDLQKRVRKEKMNTNTDKIQNWLTQEIEISVSTIDAEYSLEKLMQDRASLACMLEKFQNDDDVNGTKIAELTEFLDLRNTQITDLQQKIVESDQESRAHTRWQKVHTMEGAKIALELLFKHVTESRRKQCVKEYEYNELQGKYELLQARLNEYRVKEKERRMSKQLALNDTHNIKEYECEDNSKLREKLEFYKQKCEELEHTLPRKIQNKENVKPKAIKKVQVEDIQSETDDSTIEDDVEKDPDWTRTPLYNRIRSLLDTTKSSSLDRNSFKRTSDGDAKCNCKTSCATRICRCRKNKTICGNNCKCVEDQCQNRDKRNLNRTLFMDQSKEDEKAEDDEFLKKPRLVD; from the exons ATGAATGAAGATGCAGTTAAAGTTGCTGTTCGCATTCGTCCATTAATAAAGAGTGAAAATGAAAGAGGATGTCAAACATGCTTAGATGTTGTTCCTGGTGAACCTCAGATTGTTGTATGTAATACAGCCAAAgcttttacatttaattatgtattttctcCTAATGCTACTCAAGAGGAATTCTATAATACGGCCGTTAAAAATatggtagaaaatatttttcaag GCTATAATGTCACTATATTGGCTTATGGCCAAACGGGAAGTGGTAAAACTCATTCAATGGGTACAAATTATATTGAAGAGGAAGACATGGGCATTATACCTAGATCGGTGAatgatatatttgatataatttcaTCAAAGGAAGATTGGAGTTTTAAAGTTACAGTTTCATTTATGGAACTTTATCAAGAACAATTATACGATTTATTAACTGATAAACAAAGAAATCAGTCTATTGTTGAAATCAGAGATGatggtaaaaatataaagattgcTGGACTTGTAGCAAAAGAAGTTAAAACTGCAACAGAAGCATTAAACTGTTTGACACAAGGATCTTTAGGACGTGCTACAGGTGCTACTGCAATGAATGCTCAAAGTAGCAGAAGTCATGCAATATACACTTTATGTGTATATCAACATAAAAAGAATGACCT CAATACAGCAACAACTGCAAAGTTTCATTTGGTAGATTTAGCTGGATCTGAACGTAGTAAAAAGACACAAGCAACTGGTGAAAGATTTAAAGAAGGAGTTAATATAAATAGAGGTTTGTTAGCATTGGGTAATGTTATATCTCAATTAGGAGAGGGTGGCCCTGCAGCATATGTTGGTTATAGAGACAGTAAACTCACAAGATTATTGCAAGATTCTCTTGGTGGAAATTCCATAACATTAATGATAGCATGTGTTAGTCCTGCAG ATTATAACTTGGATGAAACTCTAAGCACATTAAGATATGCAGACAGAgcatgtaaaataaaaaataaacctGTAGTTAATCAAGATCCACAGATTGCAGAAATAAATCGTCTAAATAAACTAGTACAAGAATTAAAGCTTGCTTTGGTAGACAATGAAATTAAGGTCTCATGTCCACTGGAACATCAGGAACTCCATACAAAAAATCAatgtttacaaaaaaaaataagggATTTAACGGAAAAGTTGAATAGTAATTTAATTGAGGCTGTAGTTATGTATGAAAGGGCAGAACTAGCTGAGCAAGCTAGAGAAAAAATTCAGACTGACATGATAAAGATATTAGAAGAATCTAAAAAGCTTTTGGATGATTTTGATAAAGATCCTAATAAACATAATGAACATCGTTCAAGACTGGAAgctttgtatttaaaaattcttg ATATTCAAAACGATCAGAAGAAAACATCCGAAGAActcataaaaatatcgtcTGATAATGCAAACACATTTACAATAAACTCTGAAGACGACCCAGAACAGACATGTATGGATGAAGTATGTTCTCCAGATAGTTTAGATGATTTTCATGAAAAACAGGAAGAACATACTTTGCTCCAAGCTAAGAGGAATGACGAAGTTCAAAATATCAACAAAGAACTTGCTATTAAGGAAAGTCTTATACATCAGCTTTTAAAAAGCTCATCTCTAACGATTGATTATTCCAAAGAAATACAGGAAATGGAGCAAGAGATAAAAACACTTCAGATAGAAAAGGAAGAACTTCTGCAAGCTTTACAGAATGTACAAGCAAATAATGCTAAGTCAaa ATTGGCAGAAAATAGACGTAAAAAGGTACAAGaattagagaaaaaaataacgGAATTAAGGCGAAAGATATCAGAGCAAGATAGGATagttaaaacgaaagaaaagcaagatcaacaaataagaaatttatcaaACGAAATGCATGTGTTAAAGCaaacaagaataaaattaattagacAAATGCGCAATGAATCTGATAGATTTACAAAATGGAAGGAATCAAAGGAAAAAGAACTGAACcgtttaaaaaatcaaaatagaaAGCAAATGAACGAAGTGACACGTTTAAAATTGTGGCATAGTAAACAAGAAACCGTTTTCAAAAGAAAGATGGAAGAAGCTTTTGCTGTTAATAAAAGACTAAAG GAAGCTTTAGATTTGCAAAAAAGagtgagaaaagaaaagatgaaTACTAATActgataaaattcaaaattggTTAACTCAGGAAATAGAAATATCAGTGAGCACCATTGATGCAGAATATTCTCTCGAAAAATTAATGCAAGATAGAGCATCATTGGCGTGcatgttagaaaaatttcaaaacgatGATGATGTAAATGGGACCAAAATTGCTGAACTTACTGAATTTCTAGATTTACGTAATACGCAAATTACCGATCTCCAACAAAAAATAGTTGAATCTGATCAAG AAAGTAGAGCACATACAAGATGGCAAAAAGTACATACAATGGAAGGAGCAAAAATTGCTCTTGAACTATTATTTAAACATGTTACAGAGAGTAGAAGAAAGCAATGTGTAAAGGAATACGAATACAATGAGCTTCAG GGAAAGTATGAACTGTTGCAAGCACGATTGAATGAATACCGGgtcaaagagaaagaaaggcgTATGTCAAAACAACTTGCATTAAATGATAcacataatattaaagaatacgAATGTGAAGATAACAGtaaattaagagaaaaattggaattttacaAACAAAAATGCGAAGAACTAGAACACACA CTCCCACGTAAAATTCAGAACAAGGAAAATGTGAAACCCAAAGCTATTAAAAAGGTACAGGTTGAAGATATTCAATCCGAAACAGATGATAGTACCATTGAAGATGATGTTGAAAAAGATCCAGATTGGACACGAACACCACTTTATAATCGTATACGGAGTCTTTTG gaTACAACAAAATCTTCATCACTTGATCGTAATTCATTTAAACGGACATCAGATGGCGATGCAAAATGTAATTGTAAAACAAGTTGTGCTACACGAATTTGTCGTTGCCGTAAAAACAAAACTATATGTGGCAATAATTGTAAATGTGTGGAAGACCAATGTCAAAATagagataaaagaaat TTGAATCGTACATTATTTATGGATCAGTcaaaagaagatgaaaaagcAGAGGACGATGAATTTCTAAAGAAACCAAg aCTAGTGGACTGA